A genomic region of Etheostoma spectabile isolate EspeVRDwgs_2016 unplaced genomic scaffold, UIUC_Espe_1.0 scaffold00002686, whole genome shotgun sequence contains the following coding sequences:
- the LOC116676106 gene encoding uncharacterized protein LOC116676106 — protein MVCSSVDGRRITARLGETVDLPCWGPAGHLDVQWFKQDSGYEQRTWSSVFGDKTTSEMDDVRGRYQVGTNSDLRVSNVTATDFRDYRCLVMDQQRCVSGRTVGLTPSYERIYGSVGETAVLPCTVADSTDEQPPRWSNRISSDPGLLNQTDPSVDQNYSLVFSSLMLNHSGRYYCKVSRREQQYDLVVCPPFGPPAVELFSEGDDVTLRCPGRERGWHRWFIKSDRTEGRVFTVRPDQSMSRVSSEYANGNLVISNVSVGDAGGYWCVVYNPYDDQCMSTERTVVVYMEPFGIYSTFFKVRCSVLSVLLLMLFKEHSPNNPAFIQ, from the exons atggttTGTTCTTCAGTAGATGGGAGAAGAATCACAGCGAGACTCGGAGAAACAGTGGACCTGCCATGTTGGGGACCAGCTGGTCATCTGGACGTCCAGTGGTTCAAACAGGACTCTGGATATGAGCAACGGACATGGAGCAGTGTTTTTGGGGACAAGACGACATCAGAGATGGACGATGTTAGAGGAAGATACCAAGTGGGGACAAACTCAGATCTTCGTGTTTCCAACGTCACGGCAACAGACTTTAGAGACTACAGATGTCTGGTGATGGACCAGCAGCGGTGTGTCAGCGGTCGGACTGTAGGGTTGACACCATCGTATGAGAGGATCTACGGCTCAGTGGGGGAGACCGCCGTGTTGCCGTGCACCGTCGCTGACTCCACTGATGAACAGCCCCCCCGCTGGTCTAACAGGATCTCCTCTGACCCAGGACTCCTGAACCAGACTGATCCTTCAGTAGACCAGAACTACTCGCTGGTGTTTTCGTCTCTGATGTTAAATCACTCAGGTCGGTACTACTGTAAAGTCTCTAGGAGAGAGCAACAGTATGATCTGGTGGTGTGTCCCCCATTCGGCCCCCCCGCTGTAGAGCTCTTCTCAGAGGGAGATGATGTCACTCTCAGGTGCCCAGGTAGGGAGAGGGGGTGGCATCGTTGGTTTATCAAGTCAGACCGAACAGAGGGAAGAGTCTTTACTGTAAGGCCTGATCAGAGCATGAGCAGAGTGAGCTCAGAGTATGCTAATGGTAACCTGGTTATCTCTAATGTCTCAGTGGGGGACGCGGGGGGGTACTGGTGTGTAGTTTATAACCCATATGATGACCAGTGCATGTCCACAGAGAGGACGGTGGTGGTCTACATGGAGCCCTTTGGGATCTACTCCACCTTCTTCAAAGTGAGATGCTCAGTGCTCAGCGTCCTGCTGCtgatgctct TCAAGGAACACAGCCCCAACAACCCCGCCTTTATCCAGTGA
- the LOC116676104 gene encoding NLR family CARD domain-containing protein 3-like — MSQCEDREEGVPPPKPRLCGDHDSQTKAQSPEKQHGLGPGLGPESGPGPSCVSFKSDDSKDLVIDFKQRYGKKNMEEPEPSCVSMKSDGSMGEPLCFKDGRHSVDQRVDQESSDGPSGQTAQQHQTLLDSIFMLLEDDIVTFVKNELQKIQKVLSPSYPECLKSEREDEEVLNCEDKEQRRSSREAFLKITLHFLRRMKQEELADRLQSRSHCGVCKRKLKSNQQKTFQCMFEGIAKEGNPTLLNQMFTEIYLMKGGAAEVNDEHEVRQIETASWKPDRPETTIRQEDIFKAPPGRDEPIRTVMTKGVAGIGKTVLTQKFTLDWAEGKANQDIQFLFPFTFRELNVLKERKFSLVELVDYFFSETKEAGLSRFEEVPVVFIFDGLDECRPPLDFLNTEIGTDVTESTSVGVMLTNLIRGNLLPSARLWITTRPAAANQIPPGCVDMVTEVRGFTDAQKEEYFRKRFRDEEQASRIISHIRRSRSLHIMCHIPVFCWITATVLEKVLKTREGGELPKTLTEMYIHFLVVQSKQKNVKYDGRTETDQTWSPENMVMIKSLGKLAFEQLQKGNLIFYESDLTECGIDINAASVVSGVFTQIFKEESGLSQDKVFCFVHLSVQEFLAALHVHLTFTDSGVNLLAGEQTTSKLSKFFRVRLKQTSSARFYQRAVDKALQSLNGHLDLFLRFLLGLSLQTNQSLLRGLLTQTGIRSDTNQETVEYIKEKMDKNLSAERSINLFHCLNELNDRSLVEQIQQSLSSGSLSADKLSPAQWSALVFILLSSEEDLDVFDLKKYSASEEALLRLLPVVKASNKALLSGCNLSERSCEALSSVLSSQSSSLRELDLSNNNLEDSGGNLVSDGLKSPHCTLETLSLSGCLISEEGCSSLVSALSSNPSHLRELDLSYNHPGDSGVKLLSAGLKDPLWRLDTLRVEPAGVRWLTPGLRKYSCELTVDTNTVDRTLKLSDNNRTVTRVEEDQPYPGHPERFETWSQLLCRDGLTGRCYWEVQTRGLVDISVSYRGIRRRGDSRDCMFGCNDQSWSLDCYDDRYYVRHNERVTSVSVPRVSGRVAVYVDCPAGSLSFYTVSSDSLIHLHTFNTSFTQTLYPGFGIWFSGSSVSLSPVEDGESPPVSHC, encoded by the exons ATGAGTCAgtgtgaggacagagaggagggggtCCCTCCCCCTAAACCCCGTCTGTGTGGGGACCATGACAGCCAGACCAAAGCTCAGAG cCCAGAGAAGCAGCACGGACTTGGACCTGGTCTTGGACCTGAatctggacctggacccagctgtgtgtccttcAAGAGTGACGACTCAAAGGACCTTGTTATTGATTTTAAACAAAGATATGGAAAAAA GAATATGGAAGAACCtgaacccagctgtgtgtccatgaagagtgacgGGTCTATGGGTGAACCTTTATGCTTCAAAGATGGACGCCACTCTGTAGATCAAAG AGTGGACCAGGAGAGCTCAGATGGTCCCAGTGGTCAGACTGCCCAGCAGCATCAAACCCTCCTGGACTCCATCTTTATG ctgctggaggacgACATTGTCACTTTTGTGAAGAACGAGCTGCAGAAGATCCAGAAGGTTCTGAGTCCAAGTTACCCAGAATGCTTAAAGAGtgagagggaggatgaggaggtgtTGAACTGTGAGGAtaaagagcagaggaggagcagcagagaggcatttctgaagatcacactgcacttcctgaggagaatgaagcaggaggagctggctgACCGTCTGCAAAGCA GAAGTCATTGTGGAGTTTGTAAGCGTAAACTCAAATCTAACCAGCAGAAGACGTTCCAGTGTAtgtttgaggggattgctaaagAAGGAAACCCAACCCTTCTGaatcagatgttcacagagatctacctcatgaagggaggggctgcagaggTCAATGAtgaacatgaggtcagacagattgaaacagcatcctggaaaccagacagaccagaaacaacaatcagacaagaagacatctttaaagccccacctggaagagatgaaccaatcagaaccgtgatgacaaagggagtggctggcatcgggaaaacagtcttaacacagaagttcactctggactgggctgaaggcaaagccaaccaggacatccagttcttattcccattcaccttcagagagctgaatgtgctgaaagagagaaagttcagcttggtggaacttgttgattacttctttagtgaaaccaaagaagcaggactcagcaggtttgaagaggtcccggtggtcttcatctttgacggtctggatgagtgtcgacctcctctggacttcctcaacactgagatcgggactgatgttacagagtccacctcagtgggtgtgatgctgacaaacctcatcagggggaatctgcttccctctgctcgcctctggataaccacacgacctgcagcagccaatcagatccctcctgggtgtgttgacatggtgacagaggtcagaggattCACTGACGcccagaaggaggagtacttcaggaagagattcagagatgaggagcaggccagcagaatcatctcccacatcaggAGATCccgaagcctccacatcatgtgccacatcccagtcttctgctggatcactgctacagttctggagaaggtgttgaagaccagagagggaggagaactgcccaagaccctgactgagatgtacatccacttcctggtggttcagtccaaacAGAAGAATGTCAAGTATGATGGAAGAACTGAGACAGATCAAACCTGGAGTCCAGAGAACATGGTGATGATcaagtctctgggaaaactggcttttgagcagctgcaaaaaggcaacctgatcttctatgaatcagacctgacagagtgtggcatcgatatcaACGCAGCCTCAGTCGtctcaggagtgttcacacagatctttaaagaggagagtggactgtcccaggacaaggtgttctgcttcgtccatctgagtgttcaggagtttctggctgctcttcatgtccatctgaccttcaccGACTCTGGAGTCAACCTTCTGGCTGGCGAACAAACAACATCCAAGCTGTCTAAATTCTTCAGAGTCAGACTAAAACAAACATCATCAGCACGTTTCTACCAGAGAGCTGTGGACAAGGCCTTACAGAGTCTaaatggacacctggacttgttcctccgcttcctcctgggtctttctCTGCAGACCAATCAGAGTCTCCTACGAGGTCTGCTGACACAGACAGGAATTAGATCAGATACCAATCAGGAAACAGTGGAGTACATCAAGGAGAAGATGGATAagaatctgtctgcagagagaagcatcaatctgttccactgtctgaatgaactgaatgatcgTTCTCTAGTGGAGCAGATCCAACAGTCCCTGAGTTCAGGAAGTCTCTCTGCAgataaactgtctcctgctcagtggtcagctctggtcttcatcttactgtcatcagaagaagatctggacgtgtttgacctgaagaaatactctgcttcagaagaggctcttctgaggctgctgcccgtggtcaaagcctccaacaaAGCTCT gctgagtggctgtaacctgtcagagagaagctgtgaagctctgtcctcagttctcagctcccagtcctctagtctgagagagctggacctgagtaacaacaacctggaGGATTCAGGAGGGAACCTGgtctctgatggactgaagagtccacactgtactctggagactctcag tctgtcaggctgtctgatctcagaggaaggctgttcttctctggtctcagctctgagctccaacccctcccatctgagagagctggacctgagctacaatcatccaggagactcaggagtgaagctgctgtcagcGGGACTGAAGGATCCTCTCtggagactggacactctcag gGTGGAGCCTGCTGGAGTCAGATGGTTGACACCAGGTCTGAggaagt ATTCCTGTGAACTCACAGTCGACACCAACACGGTGGACAGGaccctcaaactgtctgacaacaacaggacggtgACCCGGGTGGAGGAGGATCAGCCATATCCTGGtcatccagagaggtttgagACCTggtctcagctgctgtgtagagatggtctgactggtcgctgttactgggaggtccagaccagagGACTGGTtgatatatcagtgagttacagaggaatcaggaggagaggagacagtAGAGACTGTATGTTTGGATGTAATgatcagtcctggagtctggACTGCTATGATGATCGTTACTATGTCCGTCACAATGAGAGAGTAACCTCCGTCTCCGTCCCCCGTGTCTCTggtagagtagcagtgtatgtggactgtcctgctggctctctgtccttctacacagtctcctctgactcactgatccacctccacaccttcaacacctcaTTCACTCAGAccctctatcctgggtttggtaTCTGGTTTAGTGGatcctcagtgtctctgagtCCTGTGGAGGACGGAgagtctcctcctgtctctcactGCTGA
- the LOC116676105 gene encoding zinc finger protein 239 — translation MQRHEEEGEKKKKEGKRKGVREEETQRRGEGPKRHHCQHCDKSFTTYGHLKIHQRVHTGENLHSCDLCGKPFTRRGSLVYRRVHTREKPYSCDLCGKNFFRSDNRVIHQRVHTGEKPYNCDLCGQTFSRKDSLVTHQRVHTGEKPYWCDQCGTAFKQKKTLTMHQRSHTGERLYSSNQCGKTFSWRGSLVVHLRVHTREKPYRCDQCGKTFTNSSGFKRHQRRHTGEKPYCCDLCGKAFTDNNDFKRHQLVHTREKLHRCEHCGKRFSQIVGLKAHQRLHTGEKPYWCEQCGKMFSCSSHLKRHQRIHTGEKPYSCDICGKIFSESGNLKIHRRVHTGEKPYLCEQCGKTFSQSSWLKRHLCIHTGEKPMWSEQVP, via the coding sequence acacagagaagaggagagggacccaaacgtcaccactgtcaacactgtgacaaatccttcacaacatatggacatttaaagattcatcagagagttcacactggagagaatctacacagctgtgatctatgtggtaaacCCTTTACAAGGAGGGGTAGTCTAGTGTACAGACGGGTTCACACCagagagaaaccgtacagctgtgatctatgtggtaaaaaCTTTTTTAGGAGTGATAACCGAGTAATCCATcaacgtgttcacaccggagagaaaccgtacaacTGCGATCTATGTGGTCAAACCTTTTCTAGGAAGGATAGCCTAGTAACCCACcaacgtgttcacaccggagagaaaccATACTGGTGCGATCAATGTGGGACAGctttcaaacaaaagaaaaccctAACGATGCATCAACGcagtcacactggagagagGCTGTACAGCAGTAATCAGtgtggtaaaaccttttcttGGAGGGGTAGCCTAGTAGTCCACCTACGTGTTCACACCAGAGAGAAACCGTAtcggtgtgatcaatgtggcaAAACCTTTACTAATAGTAGTGGCTTTAAACGTCACCAGCGcagacacactggagagaagccgtactgctgtgatctatgtggtaaagcCTTTACTGATAATAATGactttaaaagacaccagctcgTTCACACTAGAGAGAAGCTACACAggtgtgaacactgtgggaaaagATTTTCTCAGATTGTTGGCCTTAAAGCTCACCAGCGtcttcacaccggagagaagccgtactggtgtgaacagtgtgggaaaatgttttcatgtagtagtcaccttaaaagacatcaacgcattcacactggagagaagccgtacagctgtgacaTATGTGGTAAAATATTTTCTGAGAGTGGTAATCTTAAAATACACcggcgtgttcacactggagagaagccgtacttatgtgaacaatgtgggaaaacgttttctcagagtagttGGCTGAAACGACACCtgtgcattcacactggagagaagccgatGTGGTCTGAACAAGTAccttag